Genomic DNA from Babylonia areolata isolate BAREFJ2019XMU chromosome 9, ASM4173473v1, whole genome shotgun sequence:
ACTAGCTTTCACTCTATCTTCTTGATgagcaaaaataataaatattgaATAACCTTTGTTTCAAATTGTTGATATGACTAACAGTAGAAAAATGGTAAACAACAAAGTACAATAACTCACTCTTATTGCAAGACAAGGGCACACAACAAGTTGCTGCAATGTGCTTCTCATCTGCATTCATGTAAACAAGaaggacagagaaataaacacagaaactTCCTCACATACATTCAGAAACctaaaaatcaaagaaaacaaatctaCCAAAATGatttataataatataatatttgGGAGTctactttttctttgtctctctcagacATATTTACCTCTGTGCAAGCAAGGTGACGAAGGTCCTCAAAGTCGACCTTGGCTCGGCAGGAGTCGAAGGCATGGATGAACTCATGGGCAAGCACGTTGCAGCATGTACTGCGCTTTTTTACATTGTTCTGGCAAATCACAACctgcagaaacacagagacaaaagaactATCACAAAGCAAAAGGCTGGGGAGTAAAAATGGGCCAATCTCTCAAAATTGAAGATTGATATCTAGTAATTCATTAAACATGGCAATCTATAAGCATTCAGGATGAAATTTATCCAGGACAATCTCTAAGCATCTTCAGGATATAATTGTTGTTATGTCTTTCCAAACCAGGTTACACACTTCATCCAATCATTAGGCAACATTCTATCTTTGGCCTTGTTTTTAAAACTTAGTGGATGGTGACTGTGAGTACATCAGAATGAGTGATTGAGTagatgtgtgcgagtgtgcacacacatttctGTTTTTGCAAATTCATGTGTCTTATTGCCTACATGTTCATCTACATACTTGCATGAACAATGTGCAGACATGCATGAACAAGAGCATGTATttgtacagcacagtgcagtacccATTTTTTAATCAGATTTACTAATGTTGAACTGAAAAACATATTCGTATGATGCTTGCTTGAAATCAAATATATATTCTGAaagtgcatgagcatgtgtgcaCAAGCATGTATGCCAACAGgcatgaaagtgtgtgtttgatggATTGGAGCCTTAGAAAAAATCATAATCCACATGCCACAGGAATTGCACTTTGATGTTTCCAGTCCTAGCCAGTGCAAAAAATATGTAATATATCATATTGAATATTGTGGTGAGTTTGCAAGCTCACCTGATTTGTGGTTGGATCAAACCCTCCATTCACCTTCTCCAAGCAGTTCTCACAGGATATGTGTCGACGGAGGTTGACTTCACTTGATTGGGTAcatgaaaaaataacacacaccaacatacacacagtaacacacacacacacaccaggatacTTTACAAAATGATCAGCTTGACAATAATCACAATTTATTCTTAATGCacggaagacagaaacagatcacacacacacacacacacacacacacacacacacacacacaccaactgtgtGTATTTCTGCTGAATAGTTATATACTTACCAACCATGGGACTTTAATGCTCTTGTCATGAGTTTCACCATTGGGTCTGTTACAGAAAGATGGGAGAACACATTAATTTTGGAGACAAACAgagcacgtgctcacacacacatacacatatgcgcacacacacacacacacacacacacacactgtctctctcacacacacagtcacaggtgCATATTTGCACACCACTCTGGCAGGATGAAACTGTCATTAGTTAAACTTATTCAACATCTGTACACAAGTTGTGTATGAATAACAATTATAACAGGAAtgttggtggtgtatgtgtgtgctagactcatgtacatgtgtgtgtgtgtgtgtgtgtgtgtgtgtgtgtgtgtgtgtgtatgaatatgtgttaCCAATGGCTCAGCCAACCACAGAGGGCCGTTTCCAGCCTGTAAATCCCCACCGTTAAGGTCCTTtcaggctgttgtgtgtgtgtgtgtgtgtgtgtgtgtgtgtgtgtgtgtgtgtgtttgtgtattatgttgtgtgtgtgtgtgtgtgtgtgtgtgtgtgtgtgtgtgtgtgtgtgtgtgtgtctgtgtgtgtgctcatatgtgtgcacgtgcatgtgtttgtgtgtgtggtcatgtataAAGTTCAGCAACTGCAGTATTCTACAAGAACATTCTTGCATTTACCATTTccgaaaaaatacaaataaaaagctATGCACTTATAATATGGGTGGGTCTCTAGTTTTGacaagtctctcaaaacacacctcttccttaCCAATCCCATGCAGTACCAACCAtcataataattaaaataataaactcATACTTCTGCTGGTTGTTTACAAActtgtacgtgtttgtttgtttacgtgATTGTGAGTGCTCACACTTGTTTGTGTGTAGTAGTTTTTTTCTCACCGTTCTGCACACACCAGGTGACATTGGCTTCACACCGAAAGTTGTTCCCTCCCGACCGCCCCCATACAGAACTCCAGAAAGATTTAACTTCTTCTGATCCTCCACGCTGGGGATAGAAATAAAAaccaaagtcttcttcttctgttctttgaaACTTCTTTTGAGGTGCAGGGGAGTCAGCAGGTTTGTCGTCTGCTCTTTCATCACCCGTTGACCCTGTGGTAGCCATGTTAGATCGCAAAGCTTTCAAAGTAAGCTCCCTTAGTTTCAGTATATGTAACGTTTCCTCGTCTTGCTTTCACTTTAGAATGCCggccaacaacaaaaattgagaAATTGTCTCAAACAGGATGTGATGTGGTAATGTGAAAGTTTATAAGCCGTTGATGTGATATTTTATGATGTGATaagaaaacaatatatatattctTGAGCTTTGAAGGTGGGACATATTTTCCTGtatcaggtacaggtacagaatttgggactttttttattttatttaatttttttttttttaaagcctttttggcttttcaacgccccttcctaatttagaaatagtttagggttgcgtacatgcgtatgaaattttttaaatgttcattcatcaaaatcgaatggttttattaatgatttagagtcattgtctagaagattcttgaactggtcaatagttttagttgtttttgttgaattattcagtgcattccataaGATGTTAAGATGGTGGGACAGGACAGCAacatgtggattgtgtgtgtgtgtgtgtgtgtgtgtgtgtgtgtgaaccactcGGGTGTTTATCCGTGTGGGGTGTTTTCATGCAATAGAGATGGAAGAGGAGTTGGCGATCTGTACTGAGCCCGTAGATGGTGACTTGATGGGTCCAGCTGATGGATGCTGAACTTCTTGAAGCTGCTGCCATTATACTAGTTTATTCGCCACTTTTATTCGGATGGATGCAGTATTTCCCCATggtgttgattaaaaaaaaaagtaacccccccaaaaaaaacaacaaaaaaaaacaacaacaaacaaacaaacaaaacacacaaaaacccccccaaaaaaaaacaaaaaaaaacccacaacaaaaacaaacaaaaaaacaccaccacccatgtCTAACCTAATTTATTTTCCCTGCCAGCAAGCTACACCGATGGTCGCCTGTCGTCCTAGCAAGCTAGGACCAATGCCAGACCCAAATACAACATAATGCTGTAGCAGGCCCACGTTacctaaaagaaaaaagaaaaagaagaagaaaaaaaaaaacctaccagGGGAAGGCATTCCTCCATGCAGTCCTGAAGTGGCTTCACAAAACAGACTTACTTT
This window encodes:
- the LOC143286089 gene encoding mitochondrial inner membrane protease ATP23 homolog codes for the protein MATTGSTGDERADDKPADSPAPQKKFQRTEEEDFGFYFYPQRGGSEEVKSFWSSVWGRSGGNNFRCEANVTWCVQNDPMVKLMTRALKSHGCEVNLRRHISCENCLEKVNGGFDPTTNQVVICQNNVKKRSTCCNVLAHEFIHAFDSCRAKVDFEDLRHLACTEIRAANLMHCSFMAAFASGDASPVNIKQRHSQCVKSKALQSVLMVRNVPVEKAMEIVDSVFDKCYNDLEPVGRRPRKNSRDPERALLEGQYYGYS